Genomic segment of Melospiza melodia melodia isolate bMelMel2 chromosome 13, bMelMel2.pri, whole genome shotgun sequence:
agccaggtgagggtcaGGATCTGCTCCTAAgatacaggacaaggggaaacaaCTTCGAGATGTGCCAGGAGatatttaggttggatattggggaaaattCACTCATGGTAAAGGTGCTCAGGCATTGGAAGAGACTGCCCAGGGTAGAGTCCCCATCCCTAGAGGGATTTGAGAGCTGTGTAAACATGGCACTTGTGGAAATgagtcagtggtggccttggcagtgctgggggatggcTGGACTCAATCTTGGGGACCTTTACCAACCCAAATGCTTCTGTGGTTCACCAAGACGAGGTGAAGCTGAGCATGAAGAAGGAGCTGGAGCCGGGCGAGTACAGCATCTTCCTGAAGCTGCTGGATGCACAGGGCAAGGATCAGATCACAGCAGTGCGAGCCCAGGTGTGCAGCTGCGAGGGGCCAGCCAAGAACTGCGAGCGCAGAGCCTACATCTCCGGTGGCATGGGCGTGCCCGCCATCCTGGGCATCCTGGGGGGCATCCTGGCACTGCTCAGTGAGTACCCGGGACAGGGATGGGAGGGACAGAGTGTGGGTcaccccctccctgctgccctgacacccatccctgtgcctgcagtcctcctgctgctgctgctgctcttcgtgaggaggaggaaggtggagaaggaaccACTGCTCCCACCCGAGGATGACATGAGGGACAACGTGTACCACTATGACGAGGAGGGCGGTGGCGAGGAGGACCAGGTGGGCTGGCTGCGCTTGCTGGAGGGGTGGTGGCCATGCCCATGGCTGTCCCTCGAGCCCTGACTCCTCCTGTCCCCGCAGGACTACGACCTGAGCCAGCTGCACCGGGGGCTGGACGCGCGGCCCGAGGTGATCCGCAATGACGTGGCCCCCCCGCTGATGGCGGCCCCCCAGtaccggccccgccccgccaaCCCCGACGAGATCGGCAACTTCATCGACGAGGTGAGTGCTGAGAGCCCGGGGGTGACGCGTCCCTGCCACACGTCCCTGCCACACGTCCCTGCCACCCAGGGGCTCGGGGGACGCGGGCGCTGACCCCTGTGCCCCCCCCAGAACCTGAAGGCGGCCGACACGGACCCCACGGCCCCCCCCTACGACTCGCTGCTGGTGTTCGACTACGAGGGCAGCGGCTCGGAGGCCACCTCGCTCAGCTCCCTCAACTCCTCCGCCTCCGACGGCGACCAGGACTACGACTACCTCAACGACTGGGGCGGCCGCTTCCGCAAGCTGGCCGAGCTCTACGGTGGCGGCGAGGAGGACGAGTAGGGACCCCCAGCCCGCTGCTGCCGCCTCATTTCACCCGTCTGGACACACGTCGCTCCCTGTCCGGGGTGGCCAAACCCCTCCTGAACCCTGTGGCCGTGTCTCCCTCACTGAGTGAGTGAGCGGCCCCAGCTCAGGCTCAGTGGGgatggggggttttggggtagtCTGGGCCTCTCCTGGCCCCCTTGGCTCCAGGGCATGGAACAGTTTAGCCCATTCCCTATCCTGGAACTGAGGTGCTCCCAGCTGTGGGGGGCAGGATTGGGTCCTTCTTCCCTTTTCCATGAAGGGAAAAAGGGTTTCACTGGCGCTCTCCAAAATACCTCACgctgccagccccacacaggcTCAGATCACGAACCTAGTGATGGAGAGTGCAATGAGGCACTCGATCAGCACAGACCAAAGAATGCTCCATGACTGTCAATTGTATTTAATACTACTGTGTACAGGCAGATTTCTATTTTTCTGTACCCCAGATTATGGATTGATTTCCTCCTCTGTCATGCCAGGTGTAATTAGTCATTGAAAGGTGCTTTCCAAAATCAAAGGgctttcccaaaatcctgacCTCTGTGTTTAGCTATCGTCACGGTTTGTATTTTTTATCATGGGAAAAGGGTCTGATGAGAGCTGGGAAACCAGCAGTGGCCAAGTGGTTGATTGTATGGTTTTTATATAAAATTGAAATAAATTGTTTTAAGAAAACCAAACCACTTTTCTGTGTGTGAGGCTCTGCCGGTGCTCAAAGGCTTTACCTGCTGTGCAGGTGTGGCCATGGCCCCTTCCATAGGGAAAGAAGAACCATGGAAGGGTTGGAGTTTGAAGAGACCTTATGGATCATTGAACTCCATCCTCCACGGGCAAGGACACCTtgtgctgtcccaggctgctccaacccggccttgggcactgccagggatccaggggcagccacagctgctctgggcacctgtgccagggcctcagcactctcAAGTGAGAAGCGTTCCTCCCCAGTAGCGCACCTACCCCGCGCTTTGGCAGCGGCAGCCATTTCCCCGCTCCCGTCCCTCACCCTGCTCCCGGTCCCGCCCCGCTCTCCGGCCGTGCCCTCCTCCCGTCCCGACCTCCCCAAGATGGCGGCagcggcgcggccccgcccctcGGCCCTCCCCAAGATGGCGgccggcggcggccccgcccaTTCCCTGCCCTCCGCAGCATGGCGGCGCTCACCGACAGCGCTCCGGACATGGCGGGCGGCGCGCAGCCGGGCCCGGAGCCGGCCCGTGTGCTGGAggcgctggagctgctgctggggccgcCCGCTGATAGCGACAGCGCCGCCGAGCCCGGCAAGGAGCGCGCCCTGAGCCCGGAGACGCTGCGCAGGAACGCGGCGGCGCTGGAGGAGCGGCTGTCCGGGGCAGCGGGCTGGGCCGCGCTGCGGCAGCTCCGGACGGCCGTGCTGTCCCGGGCGCCCGCGCTGGCGGCCGGGGTGGCGGGCCCGGAGCCGGGCTGGGCGGCGGCCTGCgggctgctggcgctgctgctgtgcCTCAAGGAGCGCCTCGCCGCgctcgccgccgcccccgccgcccccgccgctcccggcgcgccgccgccgcccggcgccGACACGCTGAGCGTGGGGCAGGAGCGGGCGCTGCGGCGGGCGCTGCGGGCCgccgtggggctggggctgctgccgcACCTGCCgccggggctcgggccggggccgGCGCTGGGGCCGCCGCCCGGCAGCCGCGGGGCCCGGCTGTTCGCCGCCGTGGCCGCGCTGGTGGAGCTGGCCCGGCTGCCCGCGCTGGGCGCCCCGCTGCTCGCCCGGCACCTCCGGCTGCTGCTGTGCGGGCTCTGCGCGCTGGGACACGGCCCCGCCGCCCTCTGCCAGGTCCGTGCCGCACTCGCAGCCCGTGCCCCGCTCCCCGGGGGTGCCGTGCGTGTCCCAGCCCGCTCCTCCCGCGGTGCCTCCCGTGTCCTGCCCCGTGTCAGAGAAAGGAGGCACGGAGCCCGCCCAGGGGAGCCCGCGGGGCACCGGCACACCGCCCGGACCGAGCTGTTTTATCAGAGCCCCGGTGTGTTTTGTTCCAGGGCGTTTCGGACGCGGAGCGAGCGCAGTGCCGGGAAGCCCTGGGGGATATCCTGGACCGTGTTTACCAGCCGCTGGCCGTGCAGGAGCTGCTcgtcctgcagggacagcccaaGCAGGTACCCGGGGCCATCCCCGACACCGGGCTTTCAGCATCCCTACCCCGTGGTTACCGCACGCCGAGGATGCTGCTCCGCTGGAAATGTTCTTACACCTTAAAAACCAGTCCGCGAGCGCTGGAGGCTGCTGGGTGTGTGGCAGGAGCGGAGTGTGGGTGTGCCAGGGACTGTCATCGCCGcacgtgccaccttggcttggcaCCCACATCCACTGTGCCCGGccaagcacagctcctgctcctccaaaCCTCGCCCTTCCCTCTCAGGGGATGACACAGGgcacctgctgctctctgcggctgTTCCAAAGCATCCTGGGGAGGAGGAGATGGGGAATCTCTTAAGTGTTGTTTTAGGAAAGTCCCCATGGGAAAATGCCtgtaatagaatcatagaatcccagaatggtttggcctggaagggaactcaaagttcatctcattccactctctgtcatgggcagggacaatttccaccgtcccaggttgctccaagccccatccagcctggcctgggacacttgcaGAGATGGAATAGCATGCTAAGCACCTGAGGGCTGATCTCTCGTTAATTCCCGATTTGCTTTGTGCCGCTGCACGAAGCAGCAATTCAAAgcctgtgtgctgtgctctgtcAGAGCatgggctgtgcccagggtgggctGGGCACAGGTGTGTGCAGGCAGGCTCCTCACCTGCTCCTTTGCTGCCTTGCAGAGGTGCCCGGGGGCGGCTCCGGGCTGGCTGCGGCGGCTCTGCGGGCACCTGCTCTCCGAGAGGCTGCTGAGGCCCAGCGGGGTGCAGGCTGTGGTTCGGGGTGTCCTGGAGGGCACAGACGGTGAGTGGGCGGCCCTGGGCCCCAGCATCACAGATTCAGAGGTGTCTGGAGACAGTTCACCCCAGAAGAGCAGAGCCACAGAGCTGGGTGCAGGGGCTGGCTTGTGCCAGGCTGAGGTGGCATGGTGACGCACAGACTGTGCCTCTGACTGCACTGAGCTCCCAAACTGCTCTGATTTGGCATACACATGTGTTAGAGGGCCACGCTGGCAGGCTCCAAGGCTGTTTGCGCCTCGATGGGGTCACACAGTGTGTGTGTCCAGATCAGTCCTGGGGAGTGCCCCGTCCCAGTGCCAGTGTGGTGGGAGCTGCGCTGGGCACTGGGCTGTGAGAGCTGTAGGGACAGTGAgacccatcccatcccctgctctCCATGTCCTGCCAGGGAAGGAAGCTGTTGCTCTCCACAAGCTGGATCCCACAGTTTTTAGTGCCAAAATCTCATCTGGCCAACTCCAACCACCCAAGCACAACCTCTCTCCACCTTTTGGCTCACCCACCTGGCTGTAGGAGTTGCTTTCCATTATCAGGGCTCTTGCACAGCAATTTTCCCCTTTCTATCCTTTAGTTCAGATGTCTCCTGAAAGAGcaataaaaacccaaaatccaaTTTTTGGCTAGGAACACctggctgcagccagagctggcCGTGGGTTGAGCTGACCCaggatttctgctgctgctgtaggTGGTGCTGGtgctgaagcagcagctctggacTGGAGGAAATGTGATGCAGTTGGGAAGATCCTGGCTGCCTGCCCCCAGCAGTGCCTGTCCCTCGAGGACTACTACAGACAGGTGTGCCCCCAGGTAAGTCCCTTGTCCCCTCTGCTGGGGAATGCAGAGCCAGCTCTCAGCTTGGAGggtgctggggctcttccttttgcTCTAGTGTGGCCTGGCTCAAGCCAGCACAACGTGGAGATGGTTTCCTGGCAATAGGCCGTTTCCACTCTTGAATTTTCCATGTTTTATTGAAATGCTGGGTGATGATGTCTGATCACACAGGGACTTGTCACTGTGCTACACAGAGCTCTCTGTGTAGCTCTTTGGCTCTGGGAGTGGTGCAGGCTCCTGCTCTGACCCAGAGAGGTGCCCTGGGTGGGGTGGAAGGACCCTGGCTCTTCCCCACACGGAATGTCATGCCAGCTGCCAGCAAAGCAGCACATGGCTGGCTCCTTGGCTGCTGCGAGGCGCCGGGCTGTCCCCTCCGAGGGGCTGCTGATCCTTGTTTCTCTTTCCTTGCAGATTCTGGACTTGCTGCACGTGCAGGACAAGGTGTCAGCGCGGCAGTTCCAGCGCGTGGCCACCAGCACGGTGCTGAGCATGgccagggagcagccccagctggcagagaggctcctgctgcagcccctgctggcgCCGCTGCGCCGCGGCTCCGAGGCCGCAGGTACCTCCTTGGGCTGGGCAAGCCTTTGGTTCTGCTCCTCACTGGTTTTTGTCGCTCCCTCCGAGTTTTCTCAGGCCGGGCTGGGCAGCGTGGCAGCCCAGCTGCGTGTGCTGGCCCTGTCAGTTTGTCTGGGTAACCCATATTTACCCCTGTTTGAGTGCAGTCGCTGCAGCGTGGCAGCTGAGCAGTTTGGCTCTGCCCCGTGCTCCTTGGgagcctctcccagtctgacgtCCTTGTTCTGGGCTTGCTGCTGGTTCCTCACGCGGGCCAGCAGCTCTCTGGGGGATCATCCATCCTGGAGTTGTGGTCTGTGTTATTTCCCTGTCTCCTCGGGGGTTTATGACACTTCAGCACAATTAGGATGGCTAACAAGGGCTGCTCTGTTCCcatggggagggaagggagctgtgggagtgctttggggtgcagggagtGCAGTTCTGGGCTGTTTTGGGGGCTCATGTGTGTGCCCTTTGCTTtcagagctggcactgcaggatttGACAGCAGGGGCCGTGCTGgtgccagaggcagagctgggcagctgtGTGGAAGATGTGCTCAAGGTACCATGTCTGCTTTGGGTGAGAAAAGGCTGGTTTGAGACCCGGTGAGCAGTTCAGTGTGTGCTGGGCCACACAGACCCAGTCAGTGTCTCCTGCAGTCGTGCTCAGTTGTCTGGTCTTCGTGTGCAGGAGGACCCCAGCCTCCccatgggctgtgccagggcctcaccacctcaCAGGAAGGATTCCTTCCAGTATCCCATTCAGCCCATCCTCTTGCAGTTGGAAGctattgctccttgtcctgtcactctgtCCCCTgtgcaaagtccctctccagcccccTTGGAGCCTCCTTAGGCCCTGTGAGGAGCTCTGAGCTTTCCTTGGAGCACAGATCTTGGCCTTGAGGGATGGTGAGGTCCATCCTTGTGCTTCCTGAGAAGGGTGGGGACTTTGTGGAGGTGTCTCCTGTGACAGCTCCCCTCATAACTCATTTCCTGCCATCCCCCCAGTAACCCCAGTGCCATCCTGCAGGCTCCAGCAGCTTCCTGCTGCACGTTCCAGCCCACAAGGACATCTCCACTCCAGGAATTCAAATTTCAGGAGCTGGTGACTTGCTTCCTGGCATGCCCCGAGGCAGGCTAAGCTCTTAAATGCTGGGATTGTTGTGTATTTTCCCAGTAATGATCTGTTGTAACTGGCTGGCAGGCAGAGACCGGTCTGGAGGGCTGCTCCCtcccagagcagtgctgggggggtTGGGGTAGGTCCCTCCTTAATGGCAGAGCACTGGGGGCCTGACAGCAGCCAGATTAGTGAGGGGACCCCAGGTTTGGGGGGGCGTTTCTTGCCTAATAAGTGTCATTTGATGCTTAGTGAGAAACCATCCTTGGGGCTTCATCGGGAGCCTTTGTGTACACAAGGgtctggggaggaggaatggctcCGTGGGGATTAGCACATGAAAACAGCTCTGTGTGCAGcagtgcagcagggcagggcccttGGGGACCATTTCTCAGCCTCTGGGGAGGGTGCTGGGTgaggtgcaggggaggagcgggGCTCTGCAGTCACCCCTGAGCCCCTATAGCCCCCCAAGAGCCTCCACAGCATCCCCAGAGCCCCTGTAATGCTCCCCTGAGCACCAACAACATTCCCAGAGCCTCTGCAGTCCCCCCAGAGCCTGAGCTCAGCACCCACCAGCCCCGCTGCCCTGCTGGTGACTGATCTCTGTGTTTGAGATTTGCAGTCATTCAGTGAGGTTTTGCTCATGCCAGGGGACCTGTTGCATCCCTGGGTGAGGCAGGACCTTACTCCTGAGCAGCAGACTTCACGAAAACTGCCTGCAGCCTTCCTGTAGCTTGGAGCCCTGCTGTGGTTAAACAGATTCCTAGAGAAAGGTGGTGCTGAAGGCAGGTTTTAATAGGGAATGTGGCATAATCAGGGAAGGCAGCCTCCAGACTGAGGGAAGAGGCTGAGAGCCCTCCACcatcctgcctggcagctgccctgtgctcagATGTGTTCCTGGGCTCCCCTCTGCCCTGCAGGTGTTTGactcccctccctgtgcccctctcTCCCTCTGTAGGTGTTTGTGGTTGGCAATGACAGCTCGAGCCTGCTGCTGGGAtccctgcagccagtgctgggagTGGTGTTTTCCCTCTATTCCTTCGCCAGGCAGAATGTGTCATACTTACGGTaagggagcctttgtgctccgcTGGGGTTTCATCTGCTGGGCTCTCCctctgcagcagccacagggcacaggcaggagcacagatcctcctcctcaccccagaGCACTCTGTTCCAAGCAGGCAGCAACCCCAGGCCAGCACACAGCCTCACTGGCAGCCTGTCCTCTGTTAGTTTTTGTCTTCCCTGGAGCCAGGGTGTTCTGTGTAGAGCTGAGCGTGCCCTCAGAGCACAGggtggctctgcctggagcagGGATTGTGGTTGTCCATGGAGGGAGGGAGTGATGCTGGAAACTGGATGGAGGGGTCTACAAATGGCATAAAAACTGGGAAAACAGTGTAAGCACTGCCTCTTGGCAGTACAGGATCATTCTCCAATCTGGGATCACTGCTCTGGTGCAAtcctggcagctgatgcccacacCGTGCCCAGCTCCCCGTGACTGGTGGGAGGCACCACACGTGCCagccgtggcagggacaggggtgaccgGTGCTGGCTGTCCTCTCTCCTTGGTACCATGAAGCACCACGtgtgccagctgtgacagggacaggggtgaccgGTGCTGGCCGTCCTCTCTCCTTGGtccccccaggctgtccctgcaggtAGGACCAGCCTGGTGAAAGCATTCCTGGTGGGATTACACAGTGCTCTGGTGATGCTGGCATGTGCAGGCTTTCCCTAAAAggtgtgtgcacacacagccTGTGCTGTTTAATATTAAAGGCCTCGTTAATcaccccaaagagcagtgagtgCTGTGACAGGCTGTGGGACACGCCAGGctcaagctgctgctgctgggccagcagtCACTGCTTCCTCTGCTCAGGAATTTGGCAGGGATGGCTGAACCCACAGCTGCCTGGAAGTGCTCGGGTTTCCAGACCCCTGGCACGGCTCAATGTGGCTGCTCCACCTCATTAACCTGCTTCTTCCCTTGGCAGGGCTCCCCGTGCCACCTCAGCGCTcccatctccttcctcctctcccttggcactgccaccagcccttGTCACCTCGGCGTGAGGCGCAGGCAGGGCGTGCCAAGGGTGTTCACAGCGCTTCCTTGCCAGCCTGAAGTGTGGAGGAACCCAAATCCTTCCATCTGGGAGCACCAGAAGGGCAGGATGTGCTGCTGATTCCCTTAGAACAGGCACAAATGCTTCAGCtgccagagccaggagctggagcaTCCCAGGGAGGGCTGCTCCAGGGCGCTCCAGCCACGTCCCTCATCCCAAAGCTGTGCAGGGAGGGTGcagtgggcacagcagtgtcaccaCTGGCTCCTTTCCCCTTGGCAGCTCCCCGTGCCAGGACATCCTGCTGTGGttcctggagaaggcagagcgGGAGcaggccctggctgtgctggggggcctggctgggctgagcagccACGTGCCCACCCTGCACCCACGGTGCCAGCTCCAGGTGGGCAGCGAGGGCGGTGCTGCCATCGTCGTGCAGGAAACCATCAGGTGAGTGCTGTGGGGCAGTCCCCGAGCCACTGGGCACCCAGGGCTTTCCTGGCACAGAGCCCGGGCAAAGCAGGGGCTGCCAGAGCCATCCCACAGGGTCTCATCCCTTCAGGCTCAGGCAGGTGACACTAACACAGAGCccacagagccagcacagcccccaggttCCCTGGACGTGGTGCAGAGCTCTGACTTCCAGCTGCACAAAGCATCACGCTTCACCCGAGCGTTGCTGTGCACTCCTGCCTGCTGTGCAGTGTCTGGGAAGGGGATGTGCCTTTCCAGTCTCAACACCCCCCACattccagcccccagccccagcctgcgtGGTGGCACAGTGAGCAGAGTCCCTCGGGCACAGGTGGCACGGTCACAGCACAGGCGGTGGCGGTGCCAGCGTCACAGAGCTCCTCTGGTGTGGGCAGATGGCCTCTGAGTGGAGGCAGAGCTGCCCATGCTGGGAGTTAACTGCAGCCTTTAGTCTCCAGCCACGCAGGCTGGGATGCCCAGCTTTGAACAGAGGGGCTGtgagctgccagggcagcactgggggcaggcaggggcacagctgtgccaggggtgtGCTGGGAGATGGGGGCACCTGCAGTAAAATCCCCACAAATACCTTTGTTTGGTTTGGCTTCTTTTCAAGCTTTTCCTGGCCTGAGTTAGAAttacagactggtttgggttggaaaagaccttaaagctcatcttgttctgcccatgccatgggcagggacaccttccactatcccagggtgctccaagtcccatccaacctggccttgggcactgccagggataagacagccacagctgctctgggcagcccctgccagggtttgcccaccctcacagggaaggattccttCCCATTATCCCATCTAACCCGCCTTTggtcagtgggaagccattcccccttgtcctgtcactccatgccctcgctcaaagtccctctccagccttttTACAAACTTTAGGTACTGCAGGGCCAGAATTAGAAGCAGCCCTGCCTTGCTTAAACTGGGACTGCTTTAAACGTGTTCCATACTGGCTCTGCCCAtgcccctgctgccacagctctgcctgaCTTCCCCAGCACTAATCATGGTGTTTATGGGCTGGATGAAATGTATGTTTTGGGCTCATGGTTTGTGTTAATGAGTGCAGGTTAGTTAATAAGCAGAGCCCAAATGACCTGGGCAGTGTGTGGCTCAGCtgcctccaggctgtgctgggaagtgCTGGGAAGGAAGGCTTCCAGAGAAATTCAGCCTGGGATTTCACCATGCCCTGCAGGCTGGGTGCCAGGGGGTTCTGGGGGCGTTTGTGCTGCTGATGCAGCACAACCTGACCCTGTTCCAGTGACGAAGATGAGGCCCTGTACCAGAAGATCTCCTTGGAGCAGTGCCATGTGGAGAGCTTGGTGGAGCTCCTGTCCCACTGCCAGAAGAGTGGTCTGGCTGGAGACTTCTTCATCCACTGCCTGAAGGTGAGGGCAGCCAGCCCCTGGCTGGGGCATGCCTGTGGGAAGGGGTTCCCTGGACAAGCAGAAGGCAAAAGGGGGATCATcccctgtgtgtgctggggcagccctgtgTGCAAGGAGTGGGAGCAGCCCTATCCCTGAAGGGGTTAACCCTcatcctccccctgggctgtTTTAACTACAGGAGCATGTCTGAAGTGTGTTGGAGGCTGGGAATAATCCCTGTTGCTTCCTTGGCTCCAGAAGAGGGGCCCCATCCATACCTGCTTCCTTTGATCTCCCTTGGAGCCCCCACGCTTCCCCCCAGGCCTGGGTTGGACTGGGATTCTGTTCTCCAGCCCATagtgccaggaggggacagggatgggacacccaggAGCTGTGGACAGCTCTCAGAACCCTTcatccagcagctgcagggtggTGGTGCTGTGAGGACTCACCTGGCATTGCTGGCCCGGTGTTTAacccctgcctgccctccctTCCCGGCAGGAGCTGACTCAGGTGGCTGCGGAGGATGAGGAGGCTCCAAACCCAGCTGTGGAGCCTGGAGGGAgtttgctggagctggagcaggagcaggccaGGCAGGGGAGGAAGCTGCTGGTCCTGCAGCTGGTGGCTGCGCTGTGCCAGGGCGTCTCGGACACCGTGTTCACTGACATCGAGCAGGTTGgtgggcagagcctgggggcATCGAATGAGCACTGCCAGGGGCaagggctgaaggagctgggattgctcagcctggggaagaggaggGCCCAAAGTGACCTCTAGAGAAACTTCCAGTCCCTTAAAGGAGCTCCCAGAGAGCTGAACAGGGGCTTTGTACAAGGGGGTGACAGGaccaaggggaatggcttccctctgacagagggcagggttagaaggGGTACACTGAAGAAattgctccctgtgagggtggtgaggccctggcacaggttgcccagagaagctgtggctgtgccatccctggaagtgtccatggCCAGGTGGGATGGGAGCAATCTGATTAGCACAACCGTGCTCCTACATTCATGAGTGGGCAGTGCCAAATTTATGAAATATTGTAATTTCAAAGGCCACTGGTGCCCCTTGGCCCCAAAAAGGATATTTACAATCTTTCCCCTGAGCGTGCCCTGGATGGGGTCAGTCTGGAAGGCAGCTGGCACCGAGGGCAGCCTGGCACTCCCCTCTGGATCCCTGCAGGTCCTGTGCCTTTCAGCTTCTCCTGCTGGGTTTATTGCTGTTTCCCCAGCGCCCCGGCCATGCCAGCTCCCCGTGCTGCCGTGGGCAGGGCTGTTGATGGCTCAGGCAGGTTTCCTCACGTTTCCTGCGGGACAAAGGAACCTTTGtgtgctccagcagcagaggggaCACGGCCAGCCCagctttgtccccacctgcctcCATCACACCCACCCGCCGGGCCCAGAGGCGCTGGGAAATGGGGAAGGGCTCTGCCAGGGTCCAGCCAGGAGTCTGGGATGCAAACCCACCACCAAGGAAATGCAGACAAGAGATCCATTATCCTCCTGCCTGGGTTGTGTTTCAGCGAggccccgggctggggcagggacaggctTTGAGCAGGTTCTGCACTCAGGGGTTCCCTGGGGTGTTTGGGGGCCCTAATGGGCTGGGAACCAGTGAGGTCCATCCTCCCAAAGGGGGAGCCCAGGAGAAGCAGCTGCTGTGCCCCCCCAGCTgcacatttattttatttatgtattcTCCTCTATAATCAAGGTCAGCTTGATTTCCTCACTGCACCAAGGATTCTCTCCTCCTGCCTGAGACACAGCTGTGCCCcagtgttttatttttctttttttccctcccactttaaaaaagttttttttcctagattatttttttaagttttaatttttttgcagTTGCAATCCACTGTTAATTTATtcacaattttcctttttttttttaaatattaaatataactTCAACCCCTCCAGCTCGTGTGTCACTGTGTTGTGAGAGCaaatattcaatttttttttacttgcttGCTATTTGATGGAATTTCTTCTCTGGAATAATTATCCCAGCAGGTACCTGAGCCTTTTATGCAGCCTTTTGCAAAGCCTTTTCCCACagcctccctccttgctcaaggaatctggcagctgaggaggaaatCCTGCCTGCACCCAGTGCCCTGGGGGTGGAAGTTTAGAATTTGGTGCAAGAGGA
This window contains:
- the TANGO6 gene encoding transport and Golgi organization protein 6 homolog produces the protein MAALTDSAPDMAGGAQPGPEPARVLEALELLLGPPADSDSAAEPGKERALSPETLRRNAAALEERLSGAAGWAALRQLRTAVLSRAPALAAGVAGPEPGWAAACGLLALLLCLKERLAALAAAPAAPAAPGAPPPPGADTLSVGQERALRRALRAAVGLGLLPHLPPGLGPGPALGPPPGSRGARLFAAVAALVELARLPALGAPLLARHLRLLLCGLCALGHGPAALCQGVSDAERAQCREALGDILDRVYQPLAVQELLVLQGQPKQRCPGAAPGWLRRLCGHLLSERLLRPSGVQAVVRGVLEGTDGGAGAEAAALDWRKCDAVGKILAACPQQCLSLEDYYRQVCPQILDLLHVQDKVSARQFQRVATSTVLSMAREQPQLAERLLLQPLLAPLRRGSEAAELALQDLTAGAVLVPEAELGSCVEDVLKVFVVGNDSSSLLLGSLQPVLGVVFSLYSFARQNVSYLRSPCQDILLWFLEKAEREQALAVLGGLAGLSSHVPTLHPRCQLQVGSEGGAAIVVQETISDEDEALYQKISLEQCHVESLVELLSHCQKSGLAGDFFIHCLKELTQVAAEDEEAPNPAVEPGGSLLELEQEQARQGRKLLVLQLVAALCQGVSDTVFTDIEQVQQFLAAVLQRACAHPARGPGAAAEAQTLAMAMGLVAAVLGGAVQLRSSDFAVLKRLVPLLEELSRSYPEPLTQELASDLRIAILTHGACSPGSLGAAAHGLLGTQPGTAARSPAGTAPGPPAHRDGSGTEQSRARAPGASAAPRAPSPAPGGLQELLESACDPQPPARAAALRRLASLVTQRDPEAARLQEKLLQVFLENVQHEDAFVYLSAIQGVALLSSEYPERILPVLLAQYERPAQGKEDTMAAVTRMKLGEVLMRVTRALGDMVFRHREPLIRAFLRGARDPDGALRASSLSNLGELCQHLGFQLGSIIHEVTCCVTAIARTDPEAEVRRAAVHVVVLLLRGLSEKVTEVLRDVLRDLYRLLKHVAAAERDAAAVLHAQLALEELDAAMRRVLFPPQSLEKKIVVLP